In Rhodospirillaceae bacterium, the following are encoded in one genomic region:
- a CDS encoding restriction endonuclease yields the protein MAKVFNVSANGTKHLGQSYDGGGRVIYQDVLELDRLYIQAKRLSADTWVSAQQVREFIGSLDKHHTNKGVFVTTADFSAPARGKKQLKLAKISL from the coding sequence GTGGCAAAGGTCTTTAATGTCTCTGCCAATGGTACCAAACATTTAGGCCAAAGCTATGATGGGGGTGGACGGGTGATTTACCAAGATGTCTTGGAATTAGATCGCCTTTATATCCAAGCCAAACGTTTGTCAGCAGACACTTGGGTTTCCGCCCAACAAGTTCGTGAATTTATTGGCAGCTTAGATAAACATCACACCAACAAAGGGGTTTTTGTAACCACTGCGGATTTCAGCGCACCCGCTCGGGGCAAGAAGCAACTAAAGCTAGCAAAAATATCGCTTTAA